In Caproiciproducens sp. NJN-50, the following are encoded in one genomic region:
- a CDS encoding alpha/beta fold hydrolase gives MDSIMSKYFTVSDGTKLHYLEAGSGKPLVMIHGWAQSSEAFRYNIPELAKDFRVIAVDQRGHGESEKPDHGYRLSRLSKDIHDMLVGLNLKDVNILGWSMGCSVIWSYWDTFGSERLSKMILVDEPAWLLKCKENEIGLWTYEELLANCKAIREDKAAYSKALIEGLLTKQVPEKDKNALIAENIKMPADYTATLAFTHWLGDWRDVLPTITIPALIIGGKKSFIDWRAQVWNQEHIPNSKLELFEERGHLLFFEEPERFNSIVKEFIG, from the coding sequence ATGGACAGCATAATGTCAAAGTATTTTACCGTTAGCGACGGAACGAAACTGCACTATCTGGAAGCGGGTTCCGGCAAGCCGCTTGTCATGATCCACGGCTGGGCGCAGTCCTCGGAAGCGTTCAGGTACAATATCCCGGAGCTGGCGAAGGATTTCAGGGTGATTGCGGTGGATCAGCGCGGCCACGGCGAGTCGGAAAAGCCGGATCATGGCTACCGCCTTTCCCGTCTTTCAAAGGATATCCATGATATGCTGGTCGGTCTGAATCTGAAGGACGTCAATATCCTGGGATGGTCGATGGGCTGCTCCGTCATATGGAGTTACTGGGACACCTTCGGCTCAGAGCGGCTGTCGAAAATGATCCTCGTCGATGAGCCCGCATGGCTGCTCAAATGTAAGGAGAATGAGATCGGGCTTTGGACCTATGAGGAATTGCTTGCGAACTGCAAGGCGATCCGTGAGGATAAAGCGGCGTATTCAAAGGCACTGATCGAAGGCCTTCTCACAAAGCAGGTCCCCGAAAAAGACAAAAACGCCCTCATAGCCGAGAACATAAAGATGCCGGCTGATTATACAGCCACTCTTGCCTTTACTCATTGGCTTGGCGACTGGAGGGATGTGCTTCCCACGATTACCATTCCGGCGCTGATTATCGGGGGCAAAAAGAGCTTTATAGACTGGAGAGCGCAGGTGTGGAACCAGGAACACATTCCAAACTCCAAACTTGAGCTTTTCGAAGAACGCGGACATCTTCTGTTTTTTGAAGAACCTGAGCGTTTTAACTCCATTGTCAAAGAATTTATCGGCTGA
- a CDS encoding Rrf2 family transcriptional regulator — MQLVVLAGDLGPKWFHVALRAMVLIARSNGMMTSSQLAEKLGCENTYLKKIMIRLAKSHLIVSYPGRYGGYSLGKPAGQIKVLDVYQALVTTTPTPYYSVPSTGPEYYISLIVTKGEKAFQSVLNEFTMEDLLEDGEDE; from the coding sequence GTGCAGTTGGTAGTTTTGGCGGGAGATCTGGGGCCTAAATGGTTCCATGTTGCTCTTCGTGCGATGGTGCTGATCGCGAGGTCGAACGGCATGATGACCAGTTCTCAGCTTGCGGAAAAGCTCGGGTGCGAAAATACCTATCTCAAGAAAATCATGATCCGCCTGGCGAAAAGCCATCTTATCGTATCATACCCCGGACGATACGGGGGATACTCACTCGGCAAGCCGGCTGGTCAAATCAAGGTGCTTGATGTTTATCAGGCGCTGGTCACGACGACACCGACTCCTTATTATTCAGTGCCGTCGACTGGCCCCGAGTATTATATTTCGCTGATCGTTACAAAGGGCGAAAAAGCGTTTCAAAGCGTGCTGAATGAATTTACGATGGAAGACCTTCTCGAGGACGGAGAAGACGAATGA
- a CDS encoding alpha/beta hydrolase, which translates to MGESYLDQHIDPEFVHILTQPPAYLGAWSSANIIKKIGRDIIYPPIPVPPDPEVSVSERLIPGPEGAPPIQIRLYGPKIRTGNLPGLLYFHYGGYTIGSPEHEDAMCYRYVKDVGCVIVSPAYRLAPENPAPAAYEDCYAALLWLSSNAEEIGVDPSRIAVTGLSSGGGLTVAVCLMARDRGGPMPVFQMPIAPTIDDRLRTKSSTEFRDPRALNYDSVRKIWNFYLGKGHENRDDVSPYAAPAREIDLHGLPPCYCYVGDLDPHRDETIAFVTRLSQAGVPTGFTLYPGGIHAFQLELPEARISRHAIGTSVWSLKHVFYPGA; encoded by the coding sequence ATGGGTGAATCCTATTTGGATCAGCATATTGACCCGGAATTCGTTCACATTTTAACACAGCCGCCGGCCTATCTTGGCGCATGGAGCAGCGCGAATATCATAAAAAAAATCGGAAGAGATATCATTTATCCTCCGATTCCCGTTCCTCCGGACCCGGAAGTTTCGGTATCTGAACGGCTTATTCCGGGTCCGGAAGGCGCGCCGCCGATTCAGATCCGCCTTTACGGACCAAAAATAAGGACCGGGAACCTCCCCGGCCTTTTGTATTTTCATTACGGCGGCTACACAATAGGAAGCCCTGAGCATGAAGACGCCATGTGTTATCGATATGTGAAAGATGTCGGCTGCGTCATCGTATCGCCCGCGTACAGGCTGGCGCCGGAAAACCCGGCTCCGGCCGCTTATGAGGATTGTTACGCTGCGCTTTTATGGCTTTCTTCAAACGCAGAAGAAATCGGCGTGGACCCGTCGCGAATTGCTGTTACAGGACTGAGTTCCGGCGGTGGCCTGACGGTTGCGGTATGCCTGATGGCGAGAGACCGCGGTGGCCCGATGCCTGTCTTTCAGATGCCGATCGCCCCAACCATAGATGATCGCCTGAGAACCAAGTCGAGTACCGAATTCAGGGACCCGAGAGCCCTGAATTACGATTCGGTCAGAAAAATATGGAACTTTTACCTTGGAAAAGGGCACGAGAACAGGGACGACGTTTCTCCCTACGCGGCGCCGGCGCGGGAAATTGATCTGCACGGTTTGCCCCCATGCTACTGCTATGTGGGGGATCTGGACCCGCACCGGGACGAAACGATCGCTTTTGTGACAAGGCTCTCTCAGGCGGGTGTCCCGACCGGTTTCACGCTTTATCCGGGCGGCATTCACGCGTTTCAGCTTGAACTTCCCGAAGCCAGAATCAGCAGACACGCAATCGGCACGTCAGTCTGGTCGCTGAAGCATGTGTTTTACCCCGGCGCGTAA
- a CDS encoding fumarylacetoacetate hydrolase family protein: protein MKLAQISLNGKKRLGILTKNGLIDAAASPGGNALRTMEDVILGGEVALKNLRLFAESGTQPILENDICYLPCVTSPEKILCVGLNYVSHTSETKSEIPKYPVLFNKYNNALAAHHDVIRLPSAAEKFDYEAELVVVIGRETRDVTKEEALSCVFGYAPGNDLSARDLQSRTPQWMLGKTCDGFAPVGPFITTADEINPQSLKIECRVNGELRQSANTRDMIFDCATVISYVSRFMTLKPGDILFTGTPAGVILGMPKEKQQWLKPGDEVRVTIEKLGSLTNVMG, encoded by the coding sequence ATGAAACTGGCGCAAATTTCTCTGAATGGGAAAAAACGGCTTGGGATCCTGACGAAAAATGGTTTGATCGATGCTGCGGCCTCGCCGGGCGGCAATGCTTTGCGGACAATGGAAGATGTAATTCTGGGTGGAGAAGTGGCATTGAAAAACCTCAGGCTTTTTGCCGAATCGGGAACGCAGCCGATTTTGGAAAACGACATTTGCTACCTGCCCTGTGTGACAAGTCCTGAAAAGATTCTTTGCGTCGGGTTGAACTATGTGAGCCACACTTCAGAAACAAAGTCGGAGATACCGAAATATCCGGTTCTCTTCAATAAGTATAACAATGCGCTTGCGGCCCACCATGATGTCATCAGGCTTCCCTCGGCTGCGGAGAAATTCGATTACGAAGCGGAACTGGTCGTTGTCATCGGCCGGGAAACGCGCGACGTTACAAAAGAGGAAGCTCTTTCCTGCGTGTTCGGCTACGCGCCGGGAAACGACCTTTCCGCGCGGGACCTTCAGTCCCGGACTCCACAATGGATGCTCGGCAAAACCTGCGACGGATTCGCTCCTGTCGGTCCATTCATCACGACCGCAGACGAAATCAACCCCCAGTCTCTGAAAATTGAATGCCGCGTCAACGGCGAACTGCGGCAGTCCGCCAACACACGCGACATGATCTTTGACTGCGCGACCGTCATCAGCTATGTTTCCCGGTTCATGACCCTGAAGCCCGGAGATATCCTCTTTACCGGAACACCCGCCGGCGTTATTTTGGGAATGCCGAAAGAAAAACAGCAATGGCTGAAGCCCGGCGACGAAGTCCGGGTCACCATTGAAAAACTGGGCAGTCTGACGAATGTCATGGGTTGA
- a CDS encoding V-type ATP synthase subunit D — MAATHVNPTRMELTRLKKKLVTAMRGHKLLKDKRDELMRQYLDLVRLNRSLREKVEGGIRSANQNFVLARAGMPDEEVNVALMAPKQEVSLEVSQRNVMSVEVPVFKYQTRTSDPNDIYSYGFAFTSGDLDDAVKSLADLLPDMLKLAEVEKSCRMMAAEIEKTRRRVNALEHIMIPDLQENIKYITMKLDENERSTQIRLMKVKDMMLEEAHHYKERAEEAFAG; from the coding sequence ATGGCCGCCACACATGTGAATCCGACCCGCATGGAGCTGACACGGCTGAAGAAAAAGCTGGTCACCGCGATGCGCGGGCATAAACTTTTAAAAGACAAACGCGACGAACTGATGCGGCAGTACCTGGATCTGGTCCGCCTGAACCGTTCCCTGCGAGAGAAGGTTGAGGGGGGGATCCGCTCCGCAAACCAGAATTTTGTTCTGGCCCGCGCGGGAATGCCCGACGAGGAAGTGAACGTTGCCCTGATGGCTCCCAAGCAGGAGGTCTCGCTGGAGGTCTCGCAGCGCAACGTCATGAGCGTGGAGGTTCCGGTTTTCAAATATCAGACCCGGACGTCCGATCCGAACGACATTTACTCCTACGGCTTTGCGTTTACCTCCGGCGATCTGGACGACGCGGTCAAGTCGCTGGCGGACCTGCTTCCGGATATGCTGAAGCTCGCGGAGGTCGAAAAATCCTGCCGCATGATGGCTGCCGAGATAGAAAAGACCCGCCGCCGCGTGAACGCGCTGGAACACATCATGATTCCGGACCTGCAGGAGAATATCAAATATATCACGATGAAGCTCGATGAGAACGAGCGCTCCACGCAGATCCGACTGATGAAGGTCAAGGACATGATGCTTGAAGAGGCCCACCACTACAAAGAGAGGGCCGAAGAGGCTTTCGCGGGATAG
- a CDS encoding V-type ATP synthase subunit B produces MPKEYKTIQEVAGPLMLVRGVEDVAYNELGEIELASGEKRRCKVLEIDGGNALVQLFESSTGINLDNSKVRFLGRSMELGVSEDMLSRIFDGLGHPIDGGPEILPEKRLDINGLPMNPAARNYPQEFIQTGVSAIDGLNTLVRGQKLPIFSASGLPHANLAAQIAKQAKVIGTEEPFAVVFAAIGITYEESNYFIESFRETGAIDRTVVFVNLANDPAVERIATPRMALTAAEYLAFEKNMHVLVILTDITNYADALREISAARKEVPGRRGYPGYMYTDLASLYERAGRQKGKSGSITLIPILSMPEDDKTHPIPDLTGYITEGQIILSRELYRKGIAPPIDVLPSLSRLKDKGIGKGKTRADHADTMNQLFAAYARGKDAKELMVVLGEAALTDIDKLYAKFSDEFEKQYVSQGYDSNRGIEETLDLGWKLLSILPRGELKRIKDEFLDQYYGK; encoded by the coding sequence ATGCCAAAGGAATACAAGACCATTCAGGAGGTTGCGGGTCCTCTGATGCTGGTCCGCGGCGTGGAAGACGTCGCCTACAACGAACTGGGAGAAATCGAGCTGGCGAGCGGTGAAAAGCGCCGCTGCAAGGTGCTGGAAATCGACGGCGGCAACGCGCTGGTTCAGCTGTTTGAAAGCAGCACCGGCATCAACCTCGACAACAGCAAGGTCCGCTTTCTCGGCCGCAGCATGGAACTCGGCGTTTCGGAGGATATGCTCAGCCGCATTTTCGATGGCCTTGGACACCCGATCGACGGCGGTCCGGAAATTCTGCCGGAAAAACGGCTTGATATCAACGGCCTGCCGATGAACCCGGCGGCGCGGAACTACCCGCAGGAATTTATTCAGACCGGCGTTTCCGCTATTGACGGACTGAACACGCTGGTCCGCGGGCAAAAGCTTCCGATCTTTTCCGCCAGCGGCCTGCCGCACGCGAATCTCGCGGCGCAGATCGCGAAACAGGCGAAGGTGATCGGGACGGAAGAACCGTTCGCCGTGGTGTTCGCCGCCATCGGCATCACCTACGAAGAGTCCAACTACTTTATCGAGAGCTTCCGCGAGACCGGCGCCATCGACCGGACCGTCGTGTTCGTCAATCTGGCGAACGACCCGGCCGTCGAGCGGATCGCGACGCCGCGCATGGCGCTGACCGCCGCCGAATATCTCGCGTTTGAAAAGAACATGCATGTGCTGGTCATCCTGACGGATATCACGAACTATGCCGACGCGCTGCGCGAGATCTCCGCGGCGCGCAAGGAAGTTCCCGGACGCCGCGGATATCCGGGCTACATGTACACGGACCTCGCGTCCCTGTACGAGCGCGCGGGCCGGCAGAAGGGGAAGAGCGGCAGCATTACGCTGATCCCGATCCTCTCCATGCCGGAGGACGACAAGACCCACCCGATCCCGGACCTGACCGGATATATCACGGAGGGTCAGATCATTTTAAGCCGCGAGCTTTACCGCAAGGGTATCGCGCCGCCGATCGACGTTCTGCCGTCGCTTTCCCGCCTGAAGGATAAGGGCATCGGCAAAGGCAAGACGCGCGCCGACCACGCGGATACGATGAACCAGCTTTTTGCGGCCTATGCGCGCGGCAAAGACGCCAAGGAACTGATGGTGGTTCTCGGCGAGGCGGCGCTGACGGATATTGACAAGCTGTATGCGAAATTTTCCGACGAATTTGAAAAGCAGTATGTTTCCCAGGGTTATGACAGCAACCGCGGCATTGAAGAAACGCTGGACCTTGGCTGGAAGCTGCTTTCCATTCTGCCGCGCGGCGAGCTGAAACGAATCAAGGATGAATTCCTCGACCAGTATTATGGCAAGTGA